In Saccharothrix syringae, the following are encoded in one genomic region:
- the hypF gene encoding carbamoyltransferase HypF, translating into MERIEVSGAVQGVGFRPHVHRLAASLGIDGDVRDVDGHVVITAAGRPHDLAEFHRLVRDRPPPVARVDRVVVSSLPASAAPPPGFREGGPADDAGVRSLPPDLATCPACVADLFTPTDRHYRYPFTTCSRCGPRATIVEALPYDRERTTMRGFRMCADCAAEYADPADRRFHAEPVACPACGPVLWWGALAGEDALRAAEAVVAGGGLVAVKGVGGYQLVCDAADEAAVLRLRRAKGRPREPFAVMAPSPAAVRELATGVDEAVLVSPAAPVALLPRRPGARLAPSVAPGLAEVGLCLPHSPLHHLLLADLARPLVVTGGNRSGDPLVTDDGEALTSLGPLVDGVLGHDRPIRSGYADSVVRGPALVRRARGYAPEPLPLPVTAPEPVLALGARLRHTAAVAVGGLAVVGPQNGDLSDWRGLAAFEASARALCLVPDVRPAYCAHDPDPGCPSTRHALGWPPGRRIAVQHHHAHVAATAAEHGVAGPFIGVAYDGLGQGDDGTLWGGEVLLADYLGYRRVGRIGTAPLPGGEVAVRRPARMALGYLLGAEDFGAHPVGDDLLRRVGPAEAELARRMIARGVDSPVASSVGRLFDAAAALLGVCDDNTYDGEAAALLEAAAAGLPAGEPLSWRLHHRDGLWVYDPVPTLRDAVTAGEPVGAVSARFHTTVAHATRALVGRVADDAGVRVVCLGGGVFRNSRLTGEVVRGLAEDGFEVHVGARVPVDDGGISYGQAAVAAARLAKG; encoded by the coding sequence GTGGAGCGCATCGAGGTCAGCGGCGCGGTGCAGGGCGTGGGGTTCCGGCCGCACGTGCACCGCCTGGCCGCCTCGCTGGGCATCGACGGCGACGTGCGCGACGTCGACGGCCACGTGGTGATCACCGCCGCGGGCCGGCCGCACGACCTGGCGGAGTTCCACCGGCTGGTGCGGGACCGGCCGCCGCCGGTGGCGCGGGTGGACCGGGTCGTGGTCAGCTCGCTGCCCGCCTCCGCCGCACCACCACCGGGTTTCCGCGAGGGCGGCCCGGCCGACGACGCCGGCGTGCGCTCGCTGCCACCGGACCTGGCGACCTGCCCGGCGTGCGTGGCCGACCTGTTCACCCCGACCGACCGGCACTACCGGTACCCGTTCACCACCTGCTCCCGGTGCGGGCCGCGGGCGACCATCGTCGAGGCGCTGCCCTACGACCGCGAGCGCACCACCATGCGCGGTTTCCGCATGTGTGCGGACTGCGCAGCGGAGTACGCCGACCCGGCCGACCGCCGCTTCCACGCCGAGCCCGTCGCGTGCCCCGCGTGCGGCCCGGTCCTGTGGTGGGGCGCGCTGGCCGGTGAGGACGCGTTGCGCGCCGCGGAGGCCGTGGTCGCCGGGGGCGGGCTGGTCGCGGTCAAGGGCGTCGGCGGCTACCAGTTGGTCTGCGACGCGGCCGACGAGGCCGCGGTGCTCCGGCTGCGGCGGGCCAAGGGGCGGCCCCGCGAGCCGTTCGCGGTCATGGCGCCCTCGCCGGCGGCGGTGCGGGAGCTGGCGACCGGTGTCGACGAGGCGGTGCTCGTCTCGCCGGCGGCGCCCGTCGCGCTGCTCCCCCGCCGTCCCGGTGCGCGGCTGGCGCCGTCGGTCGCGCCGGGCCTGGCCGAGGTCGGCCTGTGCCTGCCCCACAGCCCGCTGCACCACCTGCTGCTGGCCGACCTGGCCCGACCGCTGGTGGTCACCGGCGGCAACCGGTCCGGCGACCCCCTGGTCACCGACGACGGCGAAGCGCTCACCTCCCTGGGGCCGCTGGTCGACGGCGTGCTGGGCCACGACCGGCCCATCCGGTCGGGCTACGCCGACTCGGTGGTCCGCGGCCCGGCGCTGGTGCGCCGCGCCCGCGGCTACGCGCCCGAACCGCTGCCGCTGCCGGTGACCGCGCCCGAGCCGGTCCTCGCGCTGGGCGCGCGGCTGCGGCACACCGCGGCGGTGGCGGTCGGCGGGCTGGCCGTGGTGGGCCCGCAGAACGGTGACCTGTCCGACTGGCGCGGCCTCGCCGCGTTCGAGGCGAGCGCTCGGGCGTTGTGCCTGGTGCCGGACGTGCGGCCGGCGTACTGCGCGCACGACCCGGACCCCGGCTGCCCGTCGACCCGGCACGCGCTGGGCTGGCCGCCCGGCCGTCGGATCGCGGTCCAGCACCACCACGCGCACGTGGCGGCCACGGCCGCCGAGCACGGCGTGGCCGGCCCGTTCATCGGCGTGGCCTACGACGGGCTGGGGCAGGGCGACGACGGCACGCTGTGGGGCGGCGAGGTGCTGCTGGCCGACTACCTGGGCTACCGGCGCGTCGGCCGGATCGGCACCGCACCGCTGCCCGGTGGCGAGGTCGCGGTGCGCCGCCCCGCCCGGATGGCCCTGGGCTACCTGCTGGGCGCCGAGGACTTCGGGGCGCACCCGGTCGGCGACGACCTGCTGCGCCGGGTCGGGCCTGCCGAGGCGGAGCTGGCGCGGCGGATGATCGCCCGGGGCGTGGACTCGCCGGTGGCCTCCAGCGTGGGCAGGCTGTTCGACGCGGCGGCCGCGCTGCTGGGCGTGTGCGACGACAACACCTACGACGGCGAGGCCGCGGCGCTGCTGGAGGCGGCCGCGGCCGGGCTGCCCGCCGGCGAGCCACTGTCGTGGCGGCTGCACCACCGCGACGGCCTGTGGGTCTACGACCCGGTGCCGACGCTGCGCGACGCGGTGACCGCGGGCGAGCCGGTGGGCGCGGTGTCCGCGCGGTTCCACACCACCGTCGCGCACGCCACCCGCGCGCTGGTCGGGCGGGTGGCCGACGACGCGGGCGTGCGGGTGGTGTGCCTGGGCGGCGGGGTGTTCCGGAACAGCCGGTTGACCGGCGAGGTGGTGCGCGGCCTGGCCGAGGACGGGTTCGAGGTCCACGTCGGCGCGCGCGTGCCGGTCGACGACGGCGGCATCAGCTACGGGCAGGCCGCGGTCGCCGCGGCCCGGTTGGCGAAGGGGTGA
- a CDS encoding lamin tail domain-containing protein has product MIAISHPAAALAVACTALIGPGQPPVKVHGVLANGQAGYVELHNPSQAEVDLSGWSLASCSGSTKTVFLVFPSGFSLPPDEHLLIAGADFAGTSERRVVVPEISGEGQVLLDRHGTTVDRVGLSATSPCREAEAAEPCAPGLPLVRDERSTDTDYNRRDFTCAEAPA; this is encoded by the coding sequence ATGATCGCAATAAGCCACCCCGCAGCCGCGCTGGCCGTGGCGTGCACCGCGCTCATCGGCCCGGGTCAACCGCCGGTGAAGGTGCACGGCGTGCTGGCGAACGGCCAGGCGGGCTACGTGGAGCTGCACAACCCCTCCCAGGCCGAGGTCGACCTGTCCGGTTGGTCCCTGGCGTCGTGCTCCGGCTCGACCAAGACGGTGTTCCTGGTGTTCCCCTCGGGTTTCTCACTCCCGCCGGACGAGCACCTGCTGATCGCCGGGGCCGACTTCGCGGGCACCTCGGAGCGACGGGTCGTCGTGCCCGAGATCTCCGGCGAGGGCCAGGTCCTGCTCGACCGCCACGGCACCACGGTGGACCGCGTCGGGCTCAGCGCCACCTCCCCGTGCCGGGAGGCCGAGGCCGCGGAGCCGTGCGCGCCGGGGCTGCCGCTGGTCAGGGACGAGCGCAGCACCGACACCGACTACAACCGGCGGGACTTCACCTGCGCGGAGGCACCGGCTTGA
- a CDS encoding nuclear transport factor 2 family protein: MATESLEPARTGEPVVVLVEQLVGRWAVGDAVGVSRLFAEPVQWWTTPVPGAPWPAHVRTRREVEAFFIAFRGALEPGGITSQGLVVDRSDAVLMGRLDLRTPAGGCPVNQHFALSIGVRDGLISDFHLYLDTFAIRLALPR; encoded by the coding sequence ATGGCCACCGAATCCCTGGAACCCGCGCGCACCGGCGAACCGGTGGTCGTGCTGGTCGAGCAGCTGGTCGGGCGCTGGGCCGTCGGCGACGCGGTCGGCGTGAGCAGGCTGTTCGCCGAGCCCGTGCAGTGGTGGACCACGCCCGTCCCCGGTGCGCCGTGGCCCGCGCACGTGCGCACGCGTCGCGAGGTCGAGGCGTTCTTCATCGCCTTCCGCGGCGCCCTGGAACCCGGCGGCATCACCAGCCAGGGCCTCGTGGTGGACCGCTCGGACGCCGTCCTGATGGGCCGACTGGACCTGCGGACACCCGCGGGCGGGTGCCCGGTCAACCAGCACTTCGCGCTCTCGATCGGCGTCCGGGACGGCCTGATCAGCGATTTCCACCTGTACCTGGACACCTTCGCCATCCGCCTGGCGCTGCCGCGCTGA
- a CDS encoding helix-turn-helix transcriptional regulator has product MITTNPHEEGFAVLAENRESRPEPISEVLPRLRRGHGLTQCELAARLLDASGNPSITREEVSRWERGKRIPGPYWRSWLCLVLDAPQHELERAAAFGRRLRRMRREASSPFNRNTPR; this is encoded by the coding sequence ATGATCACGACGAACCCGCACGAGGAAGGTTTTGCGGTGCTTGCAGAGAACCGGGAATCGAGACCGGAACCGATCAGCGAGGTACTGCCCAGGCTCAGGCGCGGTCACGGCCTGACGCAGTGCGAACTGGCGGCGCGCCTGCTCGACGCGTCCGGAAATCCCAGCATCACCAGGGAAGAGGTGTCGCGCTGGGAGCGCGGCAAGCGCATACCCGGCCCCTACTGGCGGTCCTGGCTGTGCCTGGTGCTGGACGCCCCGCAGCACGAGCTGGAGCGGGCGGCGGCATTCGGCCGACGCCTCCGCCGAATGCGCCGGGAGGCCAGTTCACCATTTAACAGAAATACACCTCGCTAG
- a CDS encoding HypC/HybG/HupF family hydrogenase formation chaperone: protein MCFGVPGRVVAVEAGEPRSGVVDFDGTTRPVCLAYAPGAGVGDCVIVHVGFAIGVVDEAVEAVDVPGSA from the coding sequence ATGTGCTTCGGTGTGCCGGGCCGGGTCGTCGCGGTGGAGGCGGGCGAGCCGCGCAGCGGGGTGGTCGACTTCGACGGGACGACCCGGCCGGTGTGCCTGGCCTACGCGCCGGGGGCCGGTGTGGGCGACTGCGTGATCGTGCACGTCGGGTTCGCCATCGGCGTGGTGGACGAGGCGGTCGAGGCGGTCGACGTGCCGGGGTCGGCGTGA
- a CDS encoding lamin tail domain-containing protein — protein sequence MRRFLSGAAVTAVLAGAAVTSGIAFASPDTDGVQPMVSSSLVINEVATRGPNGERDEFIEIRNVSGQSINLENFVVRLYGAQNQEVGSITFPAGTELAPKGNTGDLAVLVGPEFSGTVPAEILTVPFNLVGTAGIPDTGGVALYTLNNVKVDGVAFSSVVTQAREGTAARPMTNLPVIDPLTYIASARDVLSTDTDNNRADFTLHMATPGELN from the coding sequence ATGCGTCGATTTCTGAGCGGTGCCGCGGTGACCGCGGTGCTGGCCGGCGCCGCCGTGACGAGCGGTATCGCGTTCGCCTCCCCCGACACCGACGGCGTGCAGCCGATGGTCTCCTCGTCGCTGGTCATCAACGAGGTCGCCACGCGCGGCCCGAACGGTGAGCGCGACGAGTTCATCGAGATCCGCAACGTCAGCGGCCAGTCGATCAACCTGGAGAACTTCGTCGTGCGCCTGTACGGCGCGCAGAACCAGGAGGTCGGGTCGATCACCTTCCCGGCGGGCACCGAGCTGGCGCCCAAGGGCAACACGGGTGACCTGGCGGTGCTGGTCGGGCCCGAGTTCTCCGGTACGGTCCCCGCCGAGATCCTGACGGTGCCCTTCAACCTCGTCGGCACCGCGGGCATCCCGGACACCGGCGGCGTGGCGCTCTACACGCTGAACAACGTCAAGGTCGACGGCGTGGCGTTCTCCAGCGTCGTGACCCAGGCGCGCGAGGGCACGGCCGCGCGGCCGATGACCAACCTCCCGGTGATCGACCCGCTGACCTACATCGCCTCGGCACGTGACGTGCTCAGCACGGACACCGACAACAACCGGGCGGACTTCACCCTGCACATGGCCACCCCGGGTGAACTGAACTGA